CGGTCATCAGCGTGACCCCCGCCTTCTCGATCCGCCGCGCGACGGCCCGCCCGTCAAGCGCGTCGTCACGGCCCAGCAGCTCCAGCCGCAGGCCGTGGCACAGGCTCACCCACAGGTCGAAGCCGAACACGTCGAACGAGAACGGCGTCAGGCCGAGCATCACGTCGTCGGGCCTGATCCCCGGGGCGATCGTCATCGAGGCGACGAACGCGGCGAGGTTGGCGTGGGTGACCTCGACGCCCTTAGGCCTGCCGGTGGAGCCGGAGGTGTAGAGGACGTAGGCGAGGTCGCCGGGTGCCACCTGTGCGAGGTCGTTGGCCTGTACGGCTTCCGCCGAGGACAACTCGGCCAGGTCGATGACGGTACCGCCCAGCTTCCCGGCCACCGCCAGCCCCTCGCCCGCCGCGATGATCACCTTGGTGCCGGAGTCGTCGACCTGGTGGCGGAGCCGCTGGAGCGGGTGGCCGGGGTCGAGCGGGACGTAGGCGGCACCGGCGAGCAGCACGCCCAGCAGTGCCGCGGGGAGGTATCGGTCGCGGGGCAGGCACACACCCACGCAGGCACCCGCGGCCGTCGGACCGAGCACCGCGGCCACCCGTCGCGACCAGCCGGCCAACTCTCCGTAGGTCAGGACACCGCCGGTGTCGACGACCGCCGGGGCGTGCGGGCGCCGTACGGCCTGCTCCAGCACCGCCTCCGCCACGGTCCGCGGCGCGTCGGCGGGCAGCGGCACACCGGTTCCTGCGGCCAGCAGTGCCGCCCGCTCCTCGGCGCCGACCACCTCGAACGCCGACAGCGGCCGGTCGGGGTAAGCCAGCGCGTCCACCAGCAAGCGGACCAGACGGTCGGCGAGGATCTCGGCCCCGGCCCGGTCCAGGTACTCCACGTCGTACTCGACCTGGAGCTCGGACCCGGTCGCTGTGGCGTTGACGTAGACGATCAGCGGCGCCTGGGCGCTGCCCGCGTCCAGCTCGCCGATCAGGTCCACGCCCACGCCCTCGCGCTCCAGTGAGAGGGGGACCTCCGATGGCTGGATCGAGAGCGTGACAGGCGTCAGCACCGCGCCGGGCGGGCGTTCGACGCGGCCGGCCTCGGACCGTTCCCGCGCGGGCAGCGCGCGGTGGTCCATCGCGCGGGCGGTCACGGCTCCCGCGTGCCGTACGGCCGCGCGCAGCGACAGCCCGTCCTCCAGGCGCAGCCGTACCGGCACCACATCGACCAGCAGGCCGACCACGGCCTCCAGGCCGGGGTCGGCGCGATCGGCCACGGCGGCGCCGAGGACGACGTCCCGCCGGTCGGTCAGCCCGGCGATCAGCATGCCGAGCACGGTCAGGTAGACGGCGAACGGGGTGGCGCCGCAGTCGGCCGTGAGCTCGCCGACCCGCGCGGTCGTCGCCGGGTCGATCCGGCGCACCAGGCGCTCGCCGCGCAGGCGGCTGGGACGGCCGCCCGGGTGGGGCAGCAGCTCGTACGGCGGGACCGCCCCGGCGAGTTCCTCGGCCCAGAAGGCCCGCAACGCCTCGGTGTCCAGAACCGTCGCCTGCTCGCGCAGCGCGACGTCGCCGATCTGGAGCGGCGGCTCCGGCTCCGGGACACCGCCGGGGTGGGTGAGCCCGTCGAGGAGCTCCTGCATGACGACCCCCAGCGACCAGCCGTCGAACGCGGTGTGGTCGGTGAGGAGCACCAGTTCCGCGCTGTCCGGCCCCGACCACAACAGGGTGGCCCGCAGCAGCGGCGACTCCCGGGAGATGTCGAAGTCATGGGTGACCGCGGTCCGCCGCAGCTCGTCGGCCTCCTCCGCCGAAGCCGGGCGGTGCTCGTCCAGTGGCACCGGCACCGGCGGCCTGACCTCGGCGGTCACGCCGCCCACGACAACGGCGCGCAGCGCCTCATGGCGGCGCACGATCGCGTCCAACGCGGCCCGCAGCGGCTCCGCCGAGGTGAGGCCGCGCAGCCCGAGCCGGAAGGCGATGACGGTGGCGCCGGGGTTGTGGCTGACCTCGCGCAGCAGGCACATGCCGCGCTGGGCTTCGGTCAGCGGATAGCTGGTCCGCCCGGCATGGCGGATCAGCGGCGTCACGGCGGCCGGGGCCGCCTCGGCGACATGCGACGCCAGCTCGGCGACCGTGGGCCGCGCCAGGAACGTCGTCAGCGGGACGTGGACCCCGAGCGCGTGCTCGATCCTGGCGCAGATCTTGGCGGCGGCCAGGGAGTGCCCGCCCAGGTCGAGGAAGTGGTCGTGGACGCCAACCCGCTCGGCGCCGAGCACCTCGGCGGTGAGGGCGGCGAGCCGCCGCTCGGTCTCGTCGCGGGGGGCCACATACTCGGTCTCGGTCTCGGCCGCGGCCATGGTGGCGGAGGAGTCCGGGGCGGAGGAGCCCTGGGCGGCGGAGAACGTCACCGCGGGCAGTCGGGAGCGGTCGGCCTTCCCCGTGGGACCCACGGGGATGGCGTCGAGGAACACGATCCTGGAAGGGATCATGTAGTCGGGCAGCCAGTCGCGCAGCCAGGACCGCAACTGCCCGTCGTCGAGGCCGGGACCGGCCGGTTCGACGTAGGCGACCAGCCGCCGGGTGCCCTCCTCATCGGTGGGGGCGAGCACAACGGCGTGGTTCACCAGCGGGTGGCGCACCAGCCTGCCCTGCACCTCGCCCAGCTCGACGCGGAAGCCCGCGACCTTCACCTGGTCGTCGATCCGTCCCTCGTAGAAGTAGACTCCGCCCTCCCCGCGGACCAGGTCGCCGGTGCGGTAGTGACGCACGCCCTCGGCGTCGGTCACGAACCGCTCGGCGGTCAGCTCGGGCCGGTTCAGGTAGCCTCGGCCGACCAGCGGACCGGCCACCCACAGCTCACCGAGTTCGCCGTCGCCGAGCGCCTCGCCGTCGGCACCGCGCACCGACAGCTCCGACCAGGCGTACGGCGTGCCGATCGGCGGTTCGCCCGTCTCGTCCCTGGAGATCTCGTGAGCGCAGCAGTGCACGGTGCACTCGGTCGGCCCGTACAGGTTCACCATGCGCCGCACGCCGGGGTTGGCGAAGACGTGGTCGGCCAGCGCTCGGCTCACCGGCTCGCCGCTGGAGAGCACCGTGCGCACACCCGGGGGCAGCGGCTCCCGCAGCAGCGCGGTCAGCGCCGAGGCCGCCGCACTGATCATCGTGACCTCGTCCCTGGCGGGCAGAGTGTGCAGCGCGAGGGGGTTCTCCGCCATGATCACCGTGCCGCCCAGCAGCAGGGGGAGGTAGAGCTGGGGGACAGACGGGTCGAAGCAGACCGAGGTCGAGGCGAGGAACCCGGCCAGCTCCTCGGCGGTGAAGTAGCCGGCGTCCCAGCGCAGTAGCGTCATCACGTTGCGGTGTTCGATCGCGACGCCTTTGGGGCGGCCGGTCGAGCCGGAGGTGTACATGATGTAGGCCAGGTCGGCCGGGTCGCTCGGCAGGTCCGGATCGCTGTGCGGGCGGTCACCGACCGTGTCCACCAGGATGAGGTCGCGCTCCGGCAGTCGCTCCGACAGCGCCGTGGAGGTCACCGTGTGTGACATCCCGGCGTCCTCGATGATGAACTCCAGGCGGTCGGCCGGATAGGCCGAGTCCAGCGGCACGTAGGCGGCGCCGGTCTTCCAGACGCCCAGGAGCGCCGCGATCAGCGTCTCGTCGCGGTTCAGGCACACGCCGACGGTCGAGCCTCGCCGTACTCCCCGGGAGACGAGTTCGTGGGCTATCCGGTTGGCCTGGGCGTTGAGGTCGGCGTAGGTCGTGCGGGTCGTCCCGGCGATGATTGCCGTGCGCTGAGGGGTCCGTCGCACCTGCTGCTCGAAGGCTTTGTGGACCGGTTCGAGCAGCGCAAGGTTGCCAAGCACCTCTGATCTCCTCTGATGTACGGAAAAGGGTGCATAGGTCGCACGCGGGCAAGGGTGACAAAAGGCGCCCGGCCGAGATAGGGAAAAGATCGCTTTGTTATCTTAACGATATGCAATCGGACATAACTGCCTCTGTGGAATATTTCGACTATCTTGTGATATGTGACACTCGGTAGCTATCGGTGGAGTAAAAGCGTTGTATTGCGACATGCCGGTCGTATGTAAGTAGCTACTTTCCTGCCGTCAAATCATTACATTGTGTAGTAAAGCCATCAATAGCAGCCGACATCCGGGCACCGCTGATGTCCTTTGCCGGTCGGGCAGAAGCCCGGCCACGGCGCGGATGGTGCCAGGTAGGTGATCGCGGTGGCGTGCCAGGGCCGCCGGTTCTCCAGGACGACCGCTCGTCCGAGTGTCCTCACCACGTCCGGCTCAACAAGCCGGCGTCGACGAGCCTTTCCAGGCAGCGGACAACGCGCCCCGCGGCAGGCCGCGCGGTCATCGAGGACAGCCGTCGGTAGGATCACCTTCCCATGGACGCGACCGCAGGAAACGAGATGATTTCCATCCCGTCGGGGCAGGTGACGCTGTCGGACCGGCGGACGCAGCGCAGCTGGTCGGTCGAGCTCGCGCCATATCGGCTCGCGGCGTTCCCGATCACCCAGACGCGGTACGCACAGGTCACCGGCCAGCGGCCGAGTACCGCACAAGGCGACCTGCTGCCCGTCGAGGGCGTTTCGTGGTTGGACGCGGTCCGGTTCTGCAACGCCCTGTCTCAACGCGAGGGGTTGGCACCCGCGTATCACCTTCATGCTGACGTCGAGGCTATCGAGTGGGACGCGTCTGCTGACGGGTACCGGCTACCGACCGAGGCCGAGTGGGAGCACGCATGTCGTTCTGGTACGACCGGCCCGCGGTACGGGCGGCTCGACGAGATCGCTTGGTATCGCGGCAACTCTCACGAGCGCATTCACGACGTGGGCGGCAAGCAGCCCAACGCGTGGGGTCTGTACGACATGCTGGGCAACGTGTGGGAGTGGTGCTGGGACATCTACGATGCCGAGGTCTACGGCACCTATCGGGTGCTACGTGGCGGCGGGTGGTCTGACGAGCGCTGGAGCTGCCGGGCCTCGGTGCGGCGCCGCAGCCACCCGACCTTCCAGATCGACGACGTGGGATTCCGCGTCACGCGTTCCA
Above is a genomic segment from Streptosporangium album containing:
- a CDS encoding non-ribosomal peptide synthetase; translation: MLGNLALLEPVHKAFEQQVRRTPQRTAIIAGTTRTTYADLNAQANRIAHELVSRGVRRGSTVGVCLNRDETLIAALLGVWKTGAAYVPLDSAYPADRLEFIIEDAGMSHTVTSTALSERLPERDLILVDTVGDRPHSDPDLPSDPADLAYIMYTSGSTGRPKGVAIEHRNVMTLLRWDAGYFTAEELAGFLASTSVCFDPSVPQLYLPLLLGGTVIMAENPLALHTLPARDEVTMISAAASALTALLREPLPPGVRTVLSSGEPVSRALADHVFANPGVRRMVNLYGPTECTVHCCAHEISRDETGEPPIGTPYAWSELSVRGADGEALGDGELGELWVAGPLVGRGYLNRPELTAERFVTDAEGVRHYRTGDLVRGEGGVYFYEGRIDDQVKVAGFRVELGEVQGRLVRHPLVNHAVVLAPTDEEGTRRLVAYVEPAGPGLDDGQLRSWLRDWLPDYMIPSRIVFLDAIPVGPTGKADRSRLPAVTFSAAQGSSAPDSSATMAAAETETEYVAPRDETERRLAALTAEVLGAERVGVHDHFLDLGGHSLAAAKICARIEHALGVHVPLTTFLARPTVAELASHVAEAAPAAVTPLIRHAGRTSYPLTEAQRGMCLLREVSHNPGATVIAFRLGLRGLTSAEPLRAALDAIVRRHEALRAVVVGGVTAEVRPPVPVPLDEHRPASAEEADELRRTAVTHDFDISRESPLLRATLLWSGPDSAELVLLTDHTAFDGWSLGVVMQELLDGLTHPGGVPEPEPPLQIGDVALREQATVLDTEALRAFWAEELAGAVPPYELLPHPGGRPSRLRGERLVRRIDPATTARVGELTADCGATPFAVYLTVLGMLIAGLTDRRDVVLGAAVADRADPGLEAVVGLLVDVVPVRLRLEDGLSLRAAVRHAGAVTARAMDHRALPARERSEAGRVERPPGAVLTPVTLSIQPSEVPLSLEREGVGVDLIGELDAGSAQAPLIVYVNATATGSELQVEYDVEYLDRAGAEILADRLVRLLVDALAYPDRPLSAFEVVGAEERAALLAAGTGVPLPADAPRTVAEAVLEQAVRRPHAPAVVDTGGVLTYGELAGWSRRVAAVLGPTAAGACVGVCLPRDRYLPAALLGVLLAGAAYVPLDPGHPLQRLRHQVDDSGTKVIIAAGEGLAVAGKLGGTVIDLAELSSAEAVQANDLAQVAPGDLAYVLYTSGSTGRPKGVEVTHANLAAFVASMTIAPGIRPDDVMLGLTPFSFDVFGFDLWVSLCHGLRLELLGRDDALDGRAVARRIEKAGVTLMTATPTTLRMLAASGWRGGDVRVVGIGEVLDPALAGDLLERVAELWNAYGPTETTIYSTMIQVTAPADDQVSIGTPLAGERAYVLDRAGRMRPAGTPGELWIGGAGVARGYRGRPELTAAAFTEDPLGGRRYRTGDLARWRPDGTLDFLGRRDQQVKVRGHRVELGEIETVLRESVADAAVTVYGGDHLVGYLAAPPGTDTGELERRLSSRLPDYMVPRRWVLLDALPVTASGKVDRTALPEPGSEAPRVPPSTEAELLVAEMWAAVLDRSDLGAHDDFFALGGHSATAALVAARLSDALDLRVPVRLLFERRTLADYAARLESLLLADLEAGA
- a CDS encoding formylglycine-generating enzyme family protein, with the protein product MDATAGNEMISIPSGQVTLSDRRTQRSWSVELAPYRLAAFPITQTRYAQVTGQRPSTAQGDLLPVEGVSWLDAVRFCNALSQREGLAPAYHLHADVEAIEWDASADGYRLPTEAEWEHACRSGTTGPRYGRLDEIAWYRGNSHERIHDVGGKQPNAWGLYDMLGNVWEWCWDIYDAEVYGTYRVLRGGGWSDERWSCRASVRRRSHPTFQIDDVGFRVTRSTLH